Proteins encoded in a region of the Zea mays cultivar B73 chromosome 4, Zm-B73-REFERENCE-NAM-5.0, whole genome shotgun sequence genome:
- the z1C1_12 gene encoding prolamin 22 kDa alpha zein z1C1_12 precursor, whose amino-acid sequence MATKILALLALLSLSVSATTAFIIPQCSLAPNAIIPQFLPSVTSMGIEHPIVQAYRLQQALAASVLQQPFAQLQQQSLAHLTIQTIATQLEQQFVPALSQLAAVNPVSYLQQQLLASNPLALANTAAYQQQLQLQQFLPALSQLAMVNPATYLQQQQLLSSSPLAVGNAATYLQQQLLQQIVPALSQLVVANPTAYLQQLLPFNQLDVANSAAYLQQRQQLLNPLAAANPLVAAFLQQQQFLPYNQISLMNLALSRQQPIVGGAIF is encoded by the coding sequence ATGGCTACCAAGATATTAGCCCTCCTTGCGCTCCTTTCCCTTTCAGTGAGCGCAACAACTGCATTCATTATTCCACAATGCTCACTTGCTCCTAATGCCATTATTCCACAGTTCCTCCCATCAGTTACATCAATGGGCATCGAACACCCTATTGTGCAAGCCTATAGGCTACAACAAGCGCTTGCGGCGAGCGTCTTACAACAACCGTTTGCCCAATTACAACAACAATCCTTGGCACATCTAACCATACAAACCATCGCAACACAACTAGAGCAACAGTTTGTGCCCGCATTGAGCCAACTAGCCGCAGTGAACCCTGTCTCCTACTTGCAACAGCAACTGCTTGCATCCAACCCACTTGCTCTGGCGAACACAGCCGCATACCAGCAACAACTACAGTTGCAACAGTTTCTACCAGCTCTTAGTCAACTAGCCATGGTGAACCCTGCCACATACCTGCAACAGCAACAACTGCTTTCATCTAGCCCACTCGCTGTGGGCAATGCGGCTACATACCTGCAACAGCAGCTGCTACAACAGATCGTACCGGCTCTTAGTCAGCTAGTTGTGGCGAACCCTACTGCCTACTTACAACAGCTTCTTCCATTCAACCAACTAGATGTGGCAAACTCTGCTGCGTACCTACAACAGCGGCAGCAACTACTTAATCCACTTGCAGCGGCTAACCCATTGGTCGCCGCCTTCCTGCAACAGCAACAATTTCTGCCATACAACCAAATCTCTTTGATGAACCTTGCCTTGTCAAGGCAGCAACCGATCGTTGGAGGTGCCATCTTTTAG